The Thamnophis elegans isolate rThaEle1 chromosome 15, rThaEle1.pri, whole genome shotgun sequence genome includes a window with the following:
- the FAM131C gene encoding protein FAM131C isoform X2 — protein MGSCATKEFLMRAHKEGGTVPLPDQEGGNPPVATPKENTSQKSSRGSGGATLATYDVTALATSSLLGLVQSLKDHITKPTAMAQGRVAHLIEWKGWNAPPVGWGQPPTEEVLYEELTDELKEARFAAGVAEQFAITEATLSGWSSLNEEELNDRGGSQDVIQLQDLEGIYLQDGLLLCPPAPAGSLQAFVLSNPESPMPSRAVRANEWNRAKGGLGRAEGKPVGPPNARRWQQSATSLRYVDSSSPSEDEVFYD, from the exons ATGGGCTCCTGCGCCACCAAAG AATTCCTCATGAGGGCCCACAAGGAGGGAGGCACCGTCCCTCTGCCGGACCAGGAAGGCGGCAATCCACCTGTTGCCACCCCAAAAGAAAACACTTCTCAG AAGTCCTCGCGGGGTTCCGGCGGGGCTACCTTGGCGACCTACGACGTGACAGCCCTTGCTACCTCCTCCCTGCTGG GCCTCGTCCAGAGCCTGAAGGACCACATCACCAAGCCCACCGCCATGGCCCAAGGACGCGTGGCCCACCTCATTGAGTGGAAAGGCTGGAACGCTCCCCCCGTGGGTTGGGGGCAGCCCCCCACTGAAGAGGTGCTGTACGAGGAGCTGACGGACGAGCTGAAGGAGGCTCGGTTTGCGGCAG GTGTGGCTGAGCAGTTTGCCATCACGGAAGCCACCCTGAGTGGTTGGTCCTCCCTGAACGAAGAGGAGCTGAATGACAGGGGAGGCTCGCAAGACGTGATCCAGCTCCAAG ATCTGGAAGGCATCTATTTACAGGATGGTCTCCTCTTATGTCCACCGGCTCCGGCAGGCAGCCTCCAGGCCTTCGTGCTCTCCAACCCGGAATCCCCCATGCCAAGCAGAGCTGTGAGAGCGAACGAGTGGAACAGGGCCAAAGGCGGCTTGGGAAGGGCAGAAGGGAAGCCGGTGGGACCACCCAACGCCCGTAGATGGCAGCAGAGTGCCACATCCCTGCGTTACGTGGACAGCAGCTCTCCCTCCGAGGATGAGGTCTTCTATGACTAG
- the FAM131C gene encoding protein FAM131C isoform X1, producing the protein MIQREQLPRDRSSWIRQPREEVLWDALIWIPKERLESQDSPANVMTLLLHWVTLTTVWVWSARLASHQKGAASGRRARDWEGGHFREGSRASPSSLAAKGVFAAPLQLKGLDSREMNVSCAVGFHGNHSFFSSPSREGSKAGTVAFIPMAPPGSPICSRLGSVLLLLCPPGLVQSLKDHITKPTAMAQGRVAHLIEWKGWNAPPVGWGQPPTEEVLYEELTDELKEARFAAGVAEQFAITEATLSGWSSLNEEELNDRGGSQDVIQLQDLEGIYLQDGLLLCPPAPAGSLQAFVLSNPESPMPSRAVRANEWNRAKGGLGRAEGKPVGPPNARRWQQSATSLRYVDSSSPSEDEVFYD; encoded by the exons ATGATCCAAAGGGAACAGCTTCCAAGGGATCGGAGCAGCTGGATAAGACAGCCCAGAGAAGAAGTTCTCTGGGATGCTTTAATCTGGATTCCCAAGGAGAGGTTGGAGTCTCAAGATTCCCCCGCCAACGTGATGACCCTCCTCTTACACTGGGTGACTCTGACAACGGTGTGGGTATGGTCCGCTCGATTAGCATCCCACCAAAAAGGAGCCGCCTCTGGGAGAAGGGCCAGAGACTGGGAAGGGGGCCACTTCAGAGAGGGCAGTCGGGCCAGTCCATCTTCACTGGCTGCAAAGGGAGTCTTCGCCGCTCCACTGCAGCTTAAGGGTTTGGACAGCAGGGAGATGAATGTGTCTTGCGCTGTTGGTTTCCATGGAAACCatagttttttttcttcccccagcCGGGAAGGCAGCAAAGCCGGCACAGTGGCATTCATCCCCATGGCTCCCCCAGGTTCCCCCATCTGCTCACGCCTGGGCTCAGTCCTGCTTCTCCTCTGTCCTCCAGGCCTCGTCCAGAGCCTGAAGGACCACATCACCAAGCCCACCGCCATGGCCCAAGGACGCGTGGCCCACCTCATTGAGTGGAAAGGCTGGAACGCTCCCCCCGTGGGTTGGGGGCAGCCCCCCACTGAAGAGGTGCTGTACGAGGAGCTGACGGACGAGCTGAAGGAGGCTCGGTTTGCGGCAG GTGTGGCTGAGCAGTTTGCCATCACGGAAGCCACCCTGAGTGGTTGGTCCTCCCTGAACGAAGAGGAGCTGAATGACAGGGGAGGCTCGCAAGACGTGATCCAGCTCCAAG ATCTGGAAGGCATCTATTTACAGGATGGTCTCCTCTTATGTCCACCGGCTCCGGCAGGCAGCCTCCAGGCCTTCGTGCTCTCCAACCCGGAATCCCCCATGCCAAGCAGAGCTGTGAGAGCGAACGAGTGGAACAGGGCCAAAGGCGGCTTGGGAAGGGCAGAAGGGAAGCCGGTGGGACCACCCAACGCCCGTAGATGGCAGCAGAGTGCCACATCCCTGCGTTACGTGGACAGCAGCTCTCCCTCCGAGGATGAGGTCTTCTATGACTAG
- the CLCNKA gene encoding chloride channel protein ClC-Ka isoform X3, whose product MENFGAKVVGLTCTLACGSTIFLGKVGPFVHLSSIIAAYLGKIRTSISGEYENKSKQNEMLVAGAAVGVATVFGAPISGVLFSIEVVSSHFAVRDYWRGFFSATCGAFMFRLLAVFNSEQETITALFKTSFKIDFPFDLPETVFFTFLGVICGVLSCAYLFCQRWFLGYVRRNCFTARLLATEKPLYSVLVAFLLSSITFPLSLGQFMASRLSMKDLLTSLLDNRTWSVLSQNVSLDRPPQVDPLNLWQEWWHPDISIFGTLSIFLVMKFWMLILATTMPMPAGYFMPVFIYGAAIGRLVGEATALLFPMGITAGGPPSPIIPGAYALAGAAAFSGSVTHTLSTALLAFEMTGQIAHILPVLLAVLVANAIAQKFQPSFYDGTILVKKLPYLPRIRSRHIESYLVTTQEFMNTDFVILPQEASFHDILQVVTMTDAQEYPVVDNAESQMLLGVIQRSSLIQFLQSHEDSSLPQEETGKEFTSGQTLKEGCMINPVTLQLSPWTSLHQAHNLFEMLNLQRAFVTQLGKVVGIVTRRELRKAIEELANPKAGR is encoded by the exons ATGGAGAACTTTGGGGCGAAAGTCGTGGGGCTGACCTGCACACTTGCCTGCGGGAGCACCATCTTCCTCGGGAAAGTG GGACCCTTTGTTCACCTCTCCAGCATAATTGCCGCCTACCTGGGCAAGATCCGGACCAGCATTTCTGGGGAATACGAG AATAAAAGCAAGCAGAACGAGATGCTGGTGGCAGGAGCGGCCGTGGGTGTGGCAACTGTCTTTGGGGCACCCATCAGCG GGGTCCTCTTCAGCATCGAGGTCGTATCCTCCCACTTTGCCGTCCGGGATTACTGGAGGGGCTTCTTCTCGGCCACTTGTGGCGCCTTCATGTTCCGCCTGTTGGCTGTTTTCAACAGTGAACAAG AAACCATCACAGCCCTCTTCAAGACCAGTTTCAAAATTGATTTCCCCTTTGATCTGCCGGAGACTGTTTTCTTCACATTCCTCGG CGTGATCTGTGGCGTGCTGAGCTGTGCGTACCTCTTCTGCCAGCGCTGGTTCCTGGGCTATGTCCGGAGGAACTGCTTCACGGCCAGGCTGCTGGCCACCGA GAAACCCCTCTATTCGGTGCTGGTGGCCTTCCTGCTGTCCTCCATCACCTTCCCCCTTAGCCTGGGACAATTCATGGCCTCCAGG CTGAGCATGAAGGATCTGCTCACCTCCTTGCTCGATAACCGCACCTGGAGTGTCCTCTCCCAGAACGTGTCCCTTGACAGGCCTCCCCAGGTGGACCCCCTCAACCTATGGCAGGAGTGGTGGCACCCCGACATCTCCATCTTCGGCACGCTGTCTATCTTCCTGGTGATGAAG TTCTGGATGCTGATCTTGGCCACCACCATGCCTATGCCCGCTGGGTACTTCATGCCTGTCTTCATTTACG GAGCTGCCATCGGGCGATTGGTGGGTGAAGCCACAGCCCTCCTCTTCCCCATGGGCATCACTGCGGGGGGCCCTCCTAGCCCCATTATCCCTGGGGCGTATGCACTGGCAG gggCTGCTGCCTTCTCTGGCTCGGTCACCCACACCCTTTCCACCGCCTTGCTGGCCTTTGAGATGACTGGGCAGATTGCCCACATCCTGCCTGTGCTGCTGGCCGTCCTGGTGGCCAACGCCATCGCCCAGAAGTTCCAGCCTTCCTTCTACGATGGCACCATCCTTGTCAAGAAGCTACCGTACCTTCCTCGCATCCGCAGCAGGCATATCGA GTCCTACCTGGTCACCACCCAGGAGTTCATGAATACAGATTTCGTCATCCTGCCCCAGGAAGCCTCCTTCCATGACATCCTCCAGGTGGTTACCATGACGGATGCCCAGGAGTATCCGGTGGTCGACAATGCTG AGTCTCAGATGCTGCTGGGGGTGATCCAGCGGTCCAGTCTCATCCAGTTTCTCCAGAGCCACGAAGACTCCAGTCTGCCACAGGAGGAGACGGGGAAAGAG TTTACCTCGGGCCAGACTTTAAAAGAAGGCTGCATGATCAATCCTGTCACCCTGCAGCTCTCCCCATGGACATCCCTGCACCAG GCCCACAACCTCTTTGAGATGCTGAACCTGCAGCGGGCTTTTGTCACACAGCTGGGGAAAGTGGTAGGAATCGTGACCAGGAGGGAG ctCAGGAAAGCCATCGAAGAGCTGGCCAACCCCAAAGCCGGTCGATAG
- the CLCNKA gene encoding chloride channel protein ClC-Ka isoform X2: MAAERAEKASGEKERAENKEEEEEANVFLPWEDNWRPWPKARRKVHGCLGCLKRQLFRVGDDWYYLFALGVIMALLSFAMDFTVSRVARGSGIPELKTILTGVILEEYLAMENFGAKVVGLTCTLACGSTIFLGKVGPFVHLSSIIAAYLGKIRTSISGEYENKSKQNEMLVAGAAVGVATVFGAPISGVLFSIEVVSSHFAVRDYWRGFFSATCGAFMFRLLAVFNSEQETITALFKTSFKIDFPFDLPETVFFTFLGVICGVLSCAYLFCQRWFLGYVRRNCFTARLLATEKPLYSVLVAFLLSSITFPLSLGQFMASRLSMKDLLTSLLDNRTWSVLSQNVSLDRPPQVDPLNLWQEWWHPDISIFGTLSIFLVMKFWMLILATTMPMPAGYFMPVFIYGAAIGRLVGEATALLFPMGITAGGPPSPIIPGAYALAGAAAFSGSVTHTLSTALLAFEMTGQIAHILPVLLAVLVANAIAQKFQPSFYDGTILVKKLPYLPRIRSRHIESYLVTTQEFMNTDFVILPQEASFHDILQVVTMTDAQEYPVVDNAESQMLLGVIQRSSLIQFLQSHEDSSLPQEETGKEFTSGQTLKEGCMINPVTLQLSPWTSLHQAHNLFEMLNLQRAFVTQLGKVVGIVTRRELRKAIEELANPKAGR, from the exons ATGGCTGCTGAGAGGGCAGAGAAAGCCAgcggggagaaagagagagccgagaacaaggaggaggaagaggaggccaaTGTGTTCCTGCCTTGGGAAGACAACTGGAGACCCTGGCCAAAAGCCCGGCGCAAGGTGCACG GTTGCCTGGGGTGCCTCAAGCGGCAGCTCTTCCGAGTCGGGGACGATTGGTATTACCTCTTTGCCCTGGGCGTCATCATGGCGCTGCTCAGCTTCGCCATGGACTTCACCGTCTCCAGAGTTGCCAGAG GCTCTGGCATCCCCGAACTCAAGACCATCCTGACTGGCGTCATCCTGGAGGAGTACTTGGCCATGGAGAACTTTGGGGCGAAAGTCGTGGGGCTGACCTGCACACTTGCCTGCGGGAGCACCATCTTCCTCGGGAAAGTG GGACCCTTTGTTCACCTCTCCAGCATAATTGCCGCCTACCTGGGCAAGATCCGGACCAGCATTTCTGGGGAATACGAG AATAAAAGCAAGCAGAACGAGATGCTGGTGGCAGGAGCGGCCGTGGGTGTGGCAACTGTCTTTGGGGCACCCATCAGCG GGGTCCTCTTCAGCATCGAGGTCGTATCCTCCCACTTTGCCGTCCGGGATTACTGGAGGGGCTTCTTCTCGGCCACTTGTGGCGCCTTCATGTTCCGCCTGTTGGCTGTTTTCAACAGTGAACAAG AAACCATCACAGCCCTCTTCAAGACCAGTTTCAAAATTGATTTCCCCTTTGATCTGCCGGAGACTGTTTTCTTCACATTCCTCGG CGTGATCTGTGGCGTGCTGAGCTGTGCGTACCTCTTCTGCCAGCGCTGGTTCCTGGGCTATGTCCGGAGGAACTGCTTCACGGCCAGGCTGCTGGCCACCGA GAAACCCCTCTATTCGGTGCTGGTGGCCTTCCTGCTGTCCTCCATCACCTTCCCCCTTAGCCTGGGACAATTCATGGCCTCCAGG CTGAGCATGAAGGATCTGCTCACCTCCTTGCTCGATAACCGCACCTGGAGTGTCCTCTCCCAGAACGTGTCCCTTGACAGGCCTCCCCAGGTGGACCCCCTCAACCTATGGCAGGAGTGGTGGCACCCCGACATCTCCATCTTCGGCACGCTGTCTATCTTCCTGGTGATGAAG TTCTGGATGCTGATCTTGGCCACCACCATGCCTATGCCCGCTGGGTACTTCATGCCTGTCTTCATTTACG GAGCTGCCATCGGGCGATTGGTGGGTGAAGCCACAGCCCTCCTCTTCCCCATGGGCATCACTGCGGGGGGCCCTCCTAGCCCCATTATCCCTGGGGCGTATGCACTGGCAG gggCTGCTGCCTTCTCTGGCTCGGTCACCCACACCCTTTCCACCGCCTTGCTGGCCTTTGAGATGACTGGGCAGATTGCCCACATCCTGCCTGTGCTGCTGGCCGTCCTGGTGGCCAACGCCATCGCCCAGAAGTTCCAGCCTTCCTTCTACGATGGCACCATCCTTGTCAAGAAGCTACCGTACCTTCCTCGCATCCGCAGCAGGCATATCGA GTCCTACCTGGTCACCACCCAGGAGTTCATGAATACAGATTTCGTCATCCTGCCCCAGGAAGCCTCCTTCCATGACATCCTCCAGGTGGTTACCATGACGGATGCCCAGGAGTATCCGGTGGTCGACAATGCTG AGTCTCAGATGCTGCTGGGGGTGATCCAGCGGTCCAGTCTCATCCAGTTTCTCCAGAGCCACGAAGACTCCAGTCTGCCACAGGAGGAGACGGGGAAAGAG TTTACCTCGGGCCAGACTTTAAAAGAAGGCTGCATGATCAATCCTGTCACCCTGCAGCTCTCCCCATGGACATCCCTGCACCAG GCCCACAACCTCTTTGAGATGCTGAACCTGCAGCGGGCTTTTGTCACACAGCTGGGGAAAGTGGTAGGAATCGTGACCAGGAGGGAG ctCAGGAAAGCCATCGAAGAGCTGGCCAACCCCAAAGCCGGTCGATAG
- the CLCNKA gene encoding chloride channel protein ClC-Ka isoform X1: MAAERAEKASGEKERAENKEEEEEANVFLPWEDNWRPWPKARRKVHGCLGCLKRQLFRVGDDWYYLFALGVIMALLSFAMDFTVSRVARAHLWLYQEVGDYQVLKFLSWTMYPVALSAFSTGFAQSITQHAGGSGIPELKTILTGVILEEYLAMENFGAKVVGLTCTLACGSTIFLGKVGPFVHLSSIIAAYLGKIRTSISGEYENKSKQNEMLVAGAAVGVATVFGAPISGVLFSIEVVSSHFAVRDYWRGFFSATCGAFMFRLLAVFNSEQETITALFKTSFKIDFPFDLPETVFFTFLGVICGVLSCAYLFCQRWFLGYVRRNCFTARLLATEKPLYSVLVAFLLSSITFPLSLGQFMASRLSMKDLLTSLLDNRTWSVLSQNVSLDRPPQVDPLNLWQEWWHPDISIFGTLSIFLVMKFWMLILATTMPMPAGYFMPVFIYGAAIGRLVGEATALLFPMGITAGGPPSPIIPGAYALAGAAAFSGSVTHTLSTALLAFEMTGQIAHILPVLLAVLVANAIAQKFQPSFYDGTILVKKLPYLPRIRSRHIESYLVTTQEFMNTDFVILPQEASFHDILQVVTMTDAQEYPVVDNAESQMLLGVIQRSSLIQFLQSHEDSSLPQEETGKEFTSGQTLKEGCMINPVTLQLSPWTSLHQAHNLFEMLNLQRAFVTQLGKVVGIVTRRELRKAIEELANPKAGR, from the exons ATGGCTGCTGAGAGGGCAGAGAAAGCCAgcggggagaaagagagagccgagaacaaggaggaggaagaggaggccaaTGTGTTCCTGCCTTGGGAAGACAACTGGAGACCCTGGCCAAAAGCCCGGCGCAAGGTGCACG GTTGCCTGGGGTGCCTCAAGCGGCAGCTCTTCCGAGTCGGGGACGATTGGTATTACCTCTTTGCCCTGGGCGTCATCATGGCGCTGCTCAGCTTCGCCATGGACTTCACCGTCTCCAGAGTTGCCAGAG CACACCTGTGGCTTTACCAAGAGGTTGGAGACTATCAGGTGCTGAAGTTCCTCTCCTGGACCATGTACCCAGTCGCACTCTCGGCTTTTTCCACGGGCTTTGCCCAAAGCATTACCCAGCACGCTGGAG GCTCTGGCATCCCCGAACTCAAGACCATCCTGACTGGCGTCATCCTGGAGGAGTACTTGGCCATGGAGAACTTTGGGGCGAAAGTCGTGGGGCTGACCTGCACACTTGCCTGCGGGAGCACCATCTTCCTCGGGAAAGTG GGACCCTTTGTTCACCTCTCCAGCATAATTGCCGCCTACCTGGGCAAGATCCGGACCAGCATTTCTGGGGAATACGAG AATAAAAGCAAGCAGAACGAGATGCTGGTGGCAGGAGCGGCCGTGGGTGTGGCAACTGTCTTTGGGGCACCCATCAGCG GGGTCCTCTTCAGCATCGAGGTCGTATCCTCCCACTTTGCCGTCCGGGATTACTGGAGGGGCTTCTTCTCGGCCACTTGTGGCGCCTTCATGTTCCGCCTGTTGGCTGTTTTCAACAGTGAACAAG AAACCATCACAGCCCTCTTCAAGACCAGTTTCAAAATTGATTTCCCCTTTGATCTGCCGGAGACTGTTTTCTTCACATTCCTCGG CGTGATCTGTGGCGTGCTGAGCTGTGCGTACCTCTTCTGCCAGCGCTGGTTCCTGGGCTATGTCCGGAGGAACTGCTTCACGGCCAGGCTGCTGGCCACCGA GAAACCCCTCTATTCGGTGCTGGTGGCCTTCCTGCTGTCCTCCATCACCTTCCCCCTTAGCCTGGGACAATTCATGGCCTCCAGG CTGAGCATGAAGGATCTGCTCACCTCCTTGCTCGATAACCGCACCTGGAGTGTCCTCTCCCAGAACGTGTCCCTTGACAGGCCTCCCCAGGTGGACCCCCTCAACCTATGGCAGGAGTGGTGGCACCCCGACATCTCCATCTTCGGCACGCTGTCTATCTTCCTGGTGATGAAG TTCTGGATGCTGATCTTGGCCACCACCATGCCTATGCCCGCTGGGTACTTCATGCCTGTCTTCATTTACG GAGCTGCCATCGGGCGATTGGTGGGTGAAGCCACAGCCCTCCTCTTCCCCATGGGCATCACTGCGGGGGGCCCTCCTAGCCCCATTATCCCTGGGGCGTATGCACTGGCAG gggCTGCTGCCTTCTCTGGCTCGGTCACCCACACCCTTTCCACCGCCTTGCTGGCCTTTGAGATGACTGGGCAGATTGCCCACATCCTGCCTGTGCTGCTGGCCGTCCTGGTGGCCAACGCCATCGCCCAGAAGTTCCAGCCTTCCTTCTACGATGGCACCATCCTTGTCAAGAAGCTACCGTACCTTCCTCGCATCCGCAGCAGGCATATCGA GTCCTACCTGGTCACCACCCAGGAGTTCATGAATACAGATTTCGTCATCCTGCCCCAGGAAGCCTCCTTCCATGACATCCTCCAGGTGGTTACCATGACGGATGCCCAGGAGTATCCGGTGGTCGACAATGCTG AGTCTCAGATGCTGCTGGGGGTGATCCAGCGGTCCAGTCTCATCCAGTTTCTCCAGAGCCACGAAGACTCCAGTCTGCCACAGGAGGAGACGGGGAAAGAG TTTACCTCGGGCCAGACTTTAAAAGAAGGCTGCATGATCAATCCTGTCACCCTGCAGCTCTCCCCATGGACATCCCTGCACCAG GCCCACAACCTCTTTGAGATGCTGAACCTGCAGCGGGCTTTTGTCACACAGCTGGGGAAAGTGGTAGGAATCGTGACCAGGAGGGAG ctCAGGAAAGCCATCGAAGAGCTGGCCAACCCCAAAGCCGGTCGATAG
- the HSPB7 gene encoding heat shock protein beta-7, protein MPGSPLPCRRPIQLPIRGKRSSRGWNAVRQPPPPASLCLGSCLWDAFQRHWPCPAEDSKFRLFDKTPGRQLSGSEAFKGSAAAPGWLCRARLPEETAPPSIDPLGIATLLGLALLRHPRPIFLAGHDQAGGCPMEKKAHGLFDSTLGCFLRPHPDPRSFSGRAGGMGNIKTLGDTYQFAVDVSDFSPEDIIITTSKNQIEVRAEKLAADGTIVNTFTHKCQLPEDVDPTSLTSTLGADGCLTIKARRGPAKPSEQVQQTFRTEIKI, encoded by the exons ATGCCAGGCTCCCCCCTTCCTTGTAGAAGGCCAATCCAGCTGCCAATCAGGGGAAAAAGATCCAGTCGTGGGTGGAATGCCGTTCGCCAGCCGCCCCCTCCCGCCTCTCTCTGTCTAGGCTCGTGCCTATGGGACGCTTTCCAGAGGCATTGGCCGTGTCCTGCAGAAGACTCTAAATTTAGACTCTTTGACAAGACCCCTGGAAGGCAGCTGAGCGGCTCTGAGGCTTTTAAAGGTTCCGCAGCTGCCCCCGGGTGGCTCTGTCGGGCGAGACTTCCGGAGGAGACAGCTCCTCCGAGCATCGATCCACTTGGAATAGCCACCCTCTTGGGGCTCGCGCTGCTTCGGCACCCTCGACCCATCTTCTTGGCAGGACACGACCAGGCAGGCGGCTGCCCCATGGAGAAGAAGGCCCACGGACTATTTGACAGTACGTTGGGGTGCTTCCTAAGGCCCCATCCGGATCCCCGAAGCTTCTCAG GCCGTGCTGGCGGGATGGGAAACATCAAAACCTTGGGGGATACATACCAGTTTGCCGTGGATGTCAGTGACTTCTCCCCCGAAGACATTATCATTACCACATCCAAAAACCAGATTGAAGTGAGGGCTGAGAAG ctagcagctgatgggacCATCGTCAACACATTCACCCACAAATGCCAGCTCCCTGAAGATGTGGACCCCACATCGCTCACTTCCACCCTGGGGGCAGACGGCTGCCTGACCATCAAGGCACGGAGAGGTCCAGCCAAGCCATCTGAGCAAGTGCAGCAAACCTTCAGGACTGAAATTAAAATCTGA